From a region of the Candidatus Acidiferrales bacterium genome:
- a CDS encoding aldehyde dehydrogenase family protein — MATAVFPNAQKNYINGEWVDAVGRKAIENRNPANTDDLVGIFPASSEEDVNRAVEAAKRAFETWRLVPAPKRAEILYRAAEILVRRKEDIARDMTREMGKVLAETRGDVQEAIDMTYLMAGEGRRLFGQTTPSELPSKFAMSVRSPIGVCGLVTPWNFPIAIPSWKMMPALVCGNTVVIKPAQDTPLSTYYLVQILEEAGIPEGVVNIVSGAGSSAGSPLVKHPDVKLISFTGSTDTGRLINEACAPAFKHVHLEMGGKNIILVMDDANIDLAVDGAIWGGFGTTGQRCTAASRVAVHKKVYGEFTEKFVARAKKLRVGNGLDMDVDMGPSVSESQLQTVMKYVEIGKGEGAKLAAGGHRLDSGKYAKGWFHEPTVFLDCNPKMRISQEEIFGPVVSVMPIGSLDEAIEVANGVKYGLSSSIYTRNVNNAFRAQRDLDTGIVYVNAPTIGAETHLPFGGTKQTGNGHRESGLAAIDFYSEWKTIYVDYSDHLQRAQIDNSTS; from the coding sequence ATGGCAACCGCAGTCTTTCCGAACGCGCAGAAAAATTACATCAATGGCGAGTGGGTCGACGCCGTAGGCCGAAAGGCGATCGAGAACCGCAATCCGGCGAACACCGACGATCTCGTGGGAATTTTTCCGGCGTCCAGCGAAGAGGATGTGAATCGAGCCGTCGAAGCGGCCAAGCGCGCGTTCGAGACCTGGCGGCTCGTGCCCGCGCCGAAGCGTGCGGAGATTCTCTATCGCGCCGCGGAAATTCTCGTGCGCCGCAAGGAGGATATCGCCCGCGACATGACGCGCGAAATGGGCAAAGTGCTTGCCGAGACGCGCGGCGACGTCCAGGAAGCCATCGACATGACCTATCTGATGGCCGGCGAAGGCCGCAGGCTCTTCGGCCAGACCACGCCTTCGGAATTGCCGAGCAAATTTGCGATGAGCGTGCGCTCGCCGATTGGCGTTTGCGGCCTCGTCACGCCGTGGAATTTTCCCATCGCCATTCCGTCGTGGAAAATGATGCCAGCGCTGGTCTGCGGCAATACGGTGGTCATCAAGCCCGCGCAGGATACGCCGCTTTCCACCTATTACCTTGTGCAGATTCTCGAAGAAGCTGGCATTCCCGAAGGCGTCGTCAACATCGTCTCCGGCGCTGGCTCGTCCGCTGGCTCGCCGCTCGTCAAGCATCCCGACGTGAAGCTCATCAGCTTCACCGGCTCGACCGATACGGGCCGCCTTATCAACGAAGCCTGCGCGCCGGCATTCAAACACGTGCATCTGGAAATGGGCGGCAAAAACATCATCCTCGTGATGGACGACGCGAACATCGACCTCGCTGTCGACGGCGCCATCTGGGGCGGATTCGGCACGACGGGCCAGCGCTGCACAGCCGCAAGCCGCGTCGCCGTGCACAAGAAAGTCTACGGCGAGTTCACGGAGAAATTCGTCGCGCGCGCGAAAAAATTGCGCGTCGGCAACGGTCTCGATATGGATGTCGATATGGGCCCCTCAGTTAGCGAAAGCCAATTGCAAACGGTCATGAAATACGTCGAAATCGGCAAAGGCGAAGGCGCAAAACTCGCCGCCGGCGGCCATCGCCTCGACAGCGGCAAATATGCCAAGGGCTGGTTCCACGAGCCGACCGTGTTCCTCGACTGCAATCCGAAAATGCGCATCAGCCAGGAGGAAATTTTCGGGCCGGTCGTTTCCGTGATGCCCATCGGCAGCCTCGACGAAGCCATCGAAGTCGCCAATGGCGTGAAGTATGGCCTCTCGTCCTCGATTTACACGCGCAACGTCAACAACGCCTTCCGCGCGCAGCGCGATCTCGACACCGGAATTGTCTACGTCAATGCGCCGACCATCGGCGCGGAGACGCATCTGCCGTTCGGTGGCACGAAACAAACCGGCAACGGCCATCGCGAATCCGGCCTCGCCGCCATCGACTTTTACTCCGAGTGGAAGACGATTTACGTCGACTATTCGGATCACCTCCAGCGCGCGCAAATCGACAACTCCACTTCGTAG
- a CDS encoding tetratricopeptide repeat protein, with protein sequence MKRSLDGSREAIDSEFPWKMTRRNLGFQGGYKMSASEWQILLARAKRGDPEAEWGVADRYGDGCKDNKGKVIVRRSARRAAQWLRRAAEHGVASAQNNLGILFSDGNGVTKNVQEALYWFRKAFHAGDACAASNIAMTYRENRKLEAAVRWFRKSIATGDEDALVQLGIHYFWGRGVRKNPTAAVRCFRRATKGENLCEASREDAFFFLGIAYLEGKGVRASIPNARKLFQRANVDNDHPAARDMLRAVRKSAGDP encoded by the coding sequence GTGAAACGATCACTTGATGGATCCCGCGAGGCGATTGACTCTGAATTTCCTTGGAAGATGACGCGAAGAAACCTTGGATTCCAGGGTGGCTATAAGATGTCCGCCTCGGAATGGCAAATCTTGCTTGCCCGAGCGAAGCGGGGCGACCCAGAGGCGGAATGGGGCGTCGCAGATCGATATGGTGACGGGTGCAAAGATAACAAAGGGAAGGTTATTGTTAGGCGCTCCGCTCGAAGAGCCGCGCAATGGCTTCGGCGCGCGGCAGAGCATGGTGTTGCGTCCGCCCAAAATAACCTAGGGATTCTATTCAGTGACGGGAACGGTGTGACAAAGAATGTTCAGGAAGCACTCTACTGGTTTAGAAAAGCATTTCACGCCGGAGATGCCTGCGCTGCGAGTAATATTGCAATGACGTATCGGGAAAACCGAAAATTAGAGGCAGCTGTTAGATGGTTCCGAAAATCCATTGCCACAGGCGACGAGGATGCCCTGGTCCAGCTCGGGATTCACTATTTCTGGGGAAGAGGGGTTAGGAAGAATCCCACAGCAGCAGTTCGATGTTTTCGCAGGGCAACAAAAGGGGAGAACCTATGCGAAGCATCAAGAGAGGACGCATTCTTCTTTCTCGGGATTGCGTATCTCGAAGGCAAGGGCGTGAGAGCTTCAATTCCGAACGCTAGAAAATTATTCCAACGAGCAAATGTCGACAACGACCATCCAGCGGCGCGAGACATGCTGCGCGCCGTTCGCAAGAGCGCAGGTGATCCGTAA
- a CDS encoding Do family serine endopeptidase, whose amino-acid sequence MGIQIRELVAWINKRKAFASILLVLTLGIGIIIGTLIPGHAAATRSVSPISPALLTIPDPVNLSNGFATVVSHVEPAIVNISTTQVFETPKGKLSPGQKGQDSFQDFFNKFFKQNPDAGQTEQAERSLGSGVVVDKRGYILTNDHVIDGATKIQVAVDGDDTHYTAKVVGVDKMTDLAVIKIDTDRSLPVAHMGNSDGVKVGDWVLAFGSPFSLNGTVTAGIVSAKNRQHIGQQFQNFIQTDAAINPGNSGGPLVNLAGEVIGINTAIYTGSRGFEGVGFALPSNTVVGVYNQLVTQGHVTRGSIGIKFQDDQTQDALLHKELAAPYGVVVQYVTPGGPAAKVGLQPGDVISAINGHEVHAGSDLIDPVVDTPIGRAVSLTYYRNGRSANVSVDVADMNKIFPDDTGDDSTPADADVEQGPTTFGLHVEALTPDVARHLGMKSAQSGVIVTSEPDPTSFAEDLGFHRGEVIVEINHVAINTIQDYKQAIGKLKPGEDVLFKVIYGDGTGPVYTLFHAGKIPQPGQ is encoded by the coding sequence ATGGGCATTCAAATTCGTGAGTTGGTCGCGTGGATAAACAAGCGGAAAGCCTTTGCCAGCATCCTGCTGGTTTTGACGCTGGGGATCGGGATTATCATTGGGACTCTGATTCCCGGACATGCGGCCGCGACGCGCTCGGTGAGTCCGATTTCCCCCGCCCTGCTCACGATTCCGGATCCCGTCAATCTCTCGAATGGTTTCGCCACTGTGGTATCGCACGTCGAGCCCGCCATTGTGAATATTTCGACGACGCAAGTCTTCGAGACGCCTAAAGGCAAATTGAGCCCGGGCCAAAAAGGCCAGGATTCCTTCCAGGATTTCTTCAATAAGTTTTTCAAGCAAAACCCGGACGCAGGCCAGACCGAGCAAGCGGAAAGAAGCCTGGGATCCGGCGTGGTTGTCGACAAAAGAGGCTACATCCTGACGAACGACCACGTGATTGATGGAGCGACGAAGATTCAAGTCGCCGTCGACGGTGATGACACGCACTACACGGCGAAGGTGGTCGGCGTCGATAAGATGACCGATCTCGCGGTGATCAAGATTGATACGGACCGTTCCTTGCCCGTGGCGCACATGGGAAATTCCGATGGCGTGAAGGTCGGCGATTGGGTGCTGGCGTTCGGCAGCCCGTTCTCGCTGAATGGCACGGTGACCGCCGGAATCGTCAGCGCCAAGAACCGGCAACACATCGGGCAGCAATTCCAGAATTTCATTCAGACCGACGCAGCGATTAATCCCGGGAATTCGGGCGGGCCGCTGGTCAATCTCGCGGGCGAAGTCATCGGAATCAACACGGCGATTTACACCGGCAGCCGGGGATTCGAAGGCGTGGGTTTCGCATTGCCGTCGAATACAGTTGTGGGCGTCTACAACCAGCTTGTGACGCAAGGCCATGTGACGCGCGGATCGATCGGAATCAAATTCCAAGACGACCAGACGCAAGACGCGCTCCTGCACAAAGAACTCGCCGCGCCCTATGGCGTTGTGGTCCAGTATGTGACGCCCGGCGGCCCGGCGGCGAAGGTGGGCCTTCAGCCCGGCGACGTGATTTCCGCGATCAACGGCCATGAGGTGCACGCCGGATCCGACTTGATTGATCCCGTCGTGGATACGCCCATCGGGCGTGCCGTCAGTCTCACGTACTACCGCAATGGGAGGTCCGCAAATGTGTCCGTGGATGTTGCGGACATGAATAAGATTTTCCCCGACGATACCGGCGACGATTCGACTCCGGCGGATGCCGATGTCGAGCAGGGACCGACGACCTTTGGGCTTCACGTCGAGGCGCTGACGCCCGATGTGGCGCGCCACCTGGGCATGAAGTCGGCGCAATCAGGGGTGATCGTCACGAGCGAACCCGACCCGACGAGTTTCGCCGAAGACCTGGGCTTCCATCGCGGCGAAGTGATCGTCGAAATCAACCATGTGGCTATCAATACAATTCAGGATTACAAACAGGCCATCGGAAAATTGAAGCCCGGCGAAGATGTCCTTTTCAAAGTGATTTATGGCGACGGTACCGGGCCGGTTTACACTCTGTTCCATGCCGGAAAAATTCCTCAGCCGGGCCAGTAG
- a CDS encoding FAD-dependent oxidoreductase: protein MKGDPEDKRNLSRRDFVKTTGAGVGTAVLAGLGLKEGEAQSRTPHWDKEAEVVVVGAGASGLPAAIEAAEHGAKVILIEANFDVGGHAILSGGNVALGGGTSRQKKYNIEDSPDMVFRDLTDWSVVEPNGFPDYRYNDKEIIRAFADNSAPTYEWLVAHGVIFVEKAPDGAGGTADGNSAPRENHAAPMAWPQMQTGKPVDPAIAATESSGVGFIRPLEVAARKAGVVILLKHKMSSLVRGEPSAGKILGIVAMHEGETLHILARKGVILATGGSSSNVNFRRIFDTRLTEEYNGVAGEPYSFQDASGELAGLAVGASLWGAYNDSGEFGLRLAKAGRIGCQYGYRNLGWEPGSPVFHLARARGLLVRNYQNVILVNQVGSRFYDETQGAYTSNNYNSLRPYTQGSYLNAADIKYHPANFLNAALAGTGDAVNGGGPIWAIFDANAAKREEWTVEPPYVDIAEGYFFSANSIAELAAAIVNKHQRKPMPGDALESTVARYNSFVDDGKDADFGKPAPKYKVDTPPFYAAWATPVVHDTRAGLRINAKCQVIDFSGNVIPGLYCAGESAGGFSLHGLARCSVQGRIAGKNAAAEAS from the coding sequence ATGAAGGGCGATCCAGAAGACAAGAGAAATTTGTCGCGCCGCGATTTTGTCAAGACAACGGGCGCAGGAGTCGGCACAGCGGTTCTGGCTGGCCTGGGCCTCAAGGAAGGCGAAGCGCAAAGCCGGACGCCGCATTGGGACAAGGAAGCGGAGGTCGTCGTGGTCGGCGCGGGCGCTTCGGGTCTTCCCGCAGCCATTGAAGCCGCCGAGCACGGCGCGAAGGTCATTTTGATCGAAGCCAATTTTGACGTTGGCGGCCACGCCATCCTCAGCGGCGGCAACGTCGCTCTCGGCGGCGGCACGAGCCGGCAGAAGAAATACAACATCGAGGATTCGCCGGACATGGTATTTCGCGACCTCACCGACTGGTCCGTTGTCGAACCCAACGGCTTCCCCGACTATCGTTACAACGATAAGGAAATCATTCGCGCTTTCGCCGACAATAGCGCGCCGACCTATGAATGGCTGGTCGCGCACGGCGTGATCTTTGTGGAAAAAGCGCCTGACGGCGCGGGCGGAACAGCAGACGGAAACTCTGCTCCGCGCGAAAACCACGCCGCGCCCATGGCCTGGCCGCAGATGCAGACTGGGAAGCCGGTCGACCCCGCGATTGCCGCTACAGAATCCTCCGGCGTCGGATTCATCCGGCCGCTCGAAGTCGCGGCCCGCAAGGCCGGCGTGGTGATTCTCTTGAAACACAAAATGTCGAGCCTCGTTCGAGGGGAGCCTTCGGCGGGGAAAATCTTGGGCATTGTGGCCATGCATGAGGGCGAGACGCTGCACATTCTCGCGCGCAAGGGCGTCATCCTTGCCACGGGCGGCTCCAGCAGCAACGTGAACTTCCGCAGGATTTTCGATACGCGCCTGACCGAGGAATACAACGGCGTTGCTGGCGAACCTTATTCCTTCCAGGATGCGAGTGGCGAACTGGCCGGCCTCGCCGTCGGGGCGTCGCTCTGGGGTGCGTACAACGACTCGGGCGAATTTGGCCTGCGCCTCGCCAAGGCGGGCCGCATCGGGTGTCAGTATGGGTATAGAAATCTGGGGTGGGAACCCGGAAGCCCCGTATTCCACCTCGCCCGTGCGCGTGGCCTTCTGGTCCGCAATTACCAGAATGTGATCCTCGTGAATCAGGTGGGATCGCGTTTCTACGACGAGACGCAGGGCGCGTACACATCCAACAACTACAACTCGCTTCGGCCTTACACGCAGGGAAGTTATTTGAATGCTGCGGACATCAAGTACCACCCCGCCAATTTTCTCAACGCCGCGCTTGCCGGCACCGGCGATGCGGTCAATGGCGGCGGGCCCATCTGGGCCATTTTTGACGCCAACGCTGCGAAGCGCGAAGAGTGGACGGTCGAACCGCCCTACGTGGATATCGCCGAAGGGTATTTTTTCTCCGCGAACAGCATCGCCGAATTGGCCGCCGCCATCGTGAACAAACATCAGCGCAAGCCCATGCCCGGCGACGCGCTGGAAAGTACGGTCGCGCGTTACAATTCTTTCGTGGACGATGGCAAGGATGCGGACTTCGGCAAGCCCGCGCCAAAGTACAAAGTCGACACGCCGCCGTTCTATGCCGCTTGGGCCACGCCCGTGGTCCACGACACGCGCGCGGGGCTCCGCATCAACGCAAAATGCCAGGTCATCGATTTTTCCGGCAATGTGATTCCGGGACTCTATTGCGCAGGTGAGAGCGCGGGCGGATTCAGCTTGCACGGCCTGGCGCGGTGCAGCGTGCAGGGGCGCATCGCAGGGAAAAATGCTGCCGCCGAGGCGTCCTGA
- a CDS encoding penicillin acylase family protein — translation MKPTSRLAFAVLFFAGFPTLVLLCAIFAFSARAQKDASTNSLEQRARAALSTTRGQLRLAGLRAPVEVLRDHWGVPHIYAQNTHDLFFAQGFVTAQDRLFQMELWKRAGQGRLAEVTGKSALPRDIAARLLRYRGSMEAEYASYAPDTREILEAFTEGINAYIRRRMAHGGPKLPIEFQLAGFAPEMWRPEDCLTRMATLSVTGNAPEELADAQLVALVGAQKATDLEGFDPPTKLETFPGEDFQGLMPNLISGFVGTDSRIQFPDKVEGSNDWTIAGALTKTGKPLVANDPHRTLALPSLRYVVHLVAPGWDVIGATEPALPGVSIGHNQDIAWGLTVFPVDQEDLFYEALNPKDPLEYRTASGWARMRVEKEVFHVKGGADVTVDLKFTRHGPVLWSDGKRALALHWVGAEPGTAPYLTGISVDRAHNWTQFLAAMGRWKTPPENFVYGDRQGNIGEQSAGLTPLRKKGSGLLPAPGWAGYEWAGYIPLDQLPRQLNPARGFIATANNKTIPENYPYAVGFEWSTDRIARIEQVLSAAQEHALDVGDMAALQNDVVSAPAQALVRVLAASGAADDPHAKLLIGWNGALHRDSPAAALYEIWLGKLHDAMLKIIAPDKAALPIYLSAETFARLFGHPTSEFFGDNPTSMRDEIFRQTLDAAYADAQKRMGDDPQSWGWGKLHFMRFRHVLDPLEDLASFLDPPPVARPGDDNTVDATWHLPDNYDQLGGASYREIFDLSDWDHSEGVNVPGESGQPGSPHYSDLLPLWRDGEYFPLTYSRQAVEAQTTDRLELLPVKP, via the coding sequence ATGAAACCGACGAGTCGCCTGGCATTTGCGGTTTTGTTCTTCGCGGGTTTTCCAACGCTTGTCCTTCTCTGCGCGATATTTGCGTTTTCGGCGAGAGCTCAAAAGGACGCGTCCACGAACTCACTTGAGCAAAGGGCGCGCGCCGCGCTATCGACGACGCGCGGACAACTCCGTCTCGCCGGACTTCGCGCGCCAGTCGAAGTCTTGCGCGACCACTGGGGCGTGCCGCACATTTACGCGCAGAATACGCATGATCTGTTTTTCGCACAGGGATTTGTCACCGCGCAGGACCGGCTCTTCCAGATGGAATTGTGGAAGCGTGCGGGGCAGGGGCGCCTCGCGGAAGTTACAGGCAAATCGGCCTTACCGCGCGATATTGCTGCGCGTCTGTTGCGCTACCGCGGTTCGATGGAAGCAGAGTATGCGAGCTACGCGCCCGATACGCGCGAAATCCTCGAAGCGTTCACCGAAGGCATTAATGCATACATTCGCCGGCGCATGGCGCACGGCGGGCCAAAGCTGCCGATTGAATTTCAGCTCGCCGGCTTTGCGCCGGAAATGTGGAGGCCGGAGGATTGCCTCACGCGCATGGCCACGCTGAGCGTCACGGGAAACGCGCCGGAAGAGCTGGCAGATGCGCAGCTTGTGGCTCTCGTCGGCGCGCAGAAGGCGACGGATCTCGAAGGTTTTGACCCGCCCACGAAGCTCGAAACATTTCCAGGCGAAGATTTTCAGGGCCTCATGCCGAATTTGATCAGCGGATTCGTCGGTACGGACTCCCGAATCCAATTTCCCGACAAAGTCGAGGGCAGCAACGACTGGACGATTGCGGGCGCACTGACGAAAACCGGAAAGCCGCTCGTTGCCAACGATCCGCATCGCACGCTGGCGCTGCCATCGCTGCGCTACGTCGTGCATCTGGTTGCCCCGGGCTGGGACGTTATCGGAGCCACGGAACCCGCTCTGCCGGGCGTCAGCATTGGACACAATCAGGACATCGCGTGGGGACTGACGGTTTTTCCTGTCGATCAGGAAGATCTTTTTTATGAGGCGCTGAATCCGAAGGACCCGCTCGAATATCGGACGGCTTCGGGCTGGGCGCGCATGCGCGTCGAGAAAGAAGTCTTTCACGTCAAGGGCGGCGCAGACGTGACCGTGGATTTGAAGTTCACGCGGCATGGGCCGGTGCTTTGGTCGGACGGAAAGCGCGCTCTCGCGCTGCACTGGGTCGGCGCCGAGCCGGGCACAGCGCCGTATCTCACGGGAATTTCCGTGGACCGCGCGCACAACTGGACGCAATTTCTTGCCGCCATGGGGCGCTGGAAAACGCCGCCGGAAAATTTCGTCTATGGCGACCGGCAGGGAAATATCGGTGAGCAATCCGCAGGCCTGACCCCGCTGCGCAAAAAAGGAAGTGGATTGTTGCCCGCGCCGGGCTGGGCGGGCTATGAATGGGCGGGCTACATTCCGCTCGATCAATTGCCGCGGCAACTTAATCCTGCGCGCGGATTCATCGCCACGGCCAATAACAAAACGATTCCTGAGAATTATCCGTACGCGGTTGGGTTTGAATGGAGCACCGACCGCATCGCTCGCATTGAGCAGGTGCTTTCGGCGGCGCAAGAGCATGCGCTCGACGTCGGTGACATGGCCGCGCTGCAGAATGATGTCGTCTCGGCGCCCGCGCAGGCATTGGTGCGCGTGCTGGCCGCGAGCGGAGCGGCGGACGATCCGCATGCGAAGCTGCTTATCGGCTGGAACGGCGCGCTCCATCGCGATTCGCCCGCGGCCGCGCTCTATGAAATCTGGCTCGGCAAACTCCATGATGCCATGCTGAAAATCATCGCGCCAGACAAAGCGGCCCTCCCCATCTACCTGAGCGCGGAAACCTTTGCAAGGCTTTTCGGTCATCCCACGTCAGAATTTTTCGGCGACAATCCGACCTCAATGCGCGACGAGATTTTCCGCCAGACACTCGACGCAGCCTACGCCGACGCGCAAAAAAGAATGGGCGACGATCCGCAATCGTGGGGCTGGGGAAAGCTGCACTTTATGCGTTTTCGGCACGTGCTCGATCCGCTCGAGGATCTCGCGAGCTTCCTCGATCCGCCGCCAGTCGCGCGGCCCGGCGACGACAATACCGTCGATGCGACGTGGCATTTGCCGGACAATTACGATCAGTTGGGCGGCGCGAGTTATCGCGAGATTTTCGACCTCAGCGACTGGGACCATTCCGAAGGCGTGAACGTTCCCGGCGAAAGCGGCCAGCCCGGAAGCCCGCATTACTCCGACCTGCTTCCGTTGTGGCGCGACGGCGAATATTTTCCGCTGACGTATTCCCGGCAGGCTGTTGAAGCGCAGACCACCGACCGACTCGAGCTTTTGCCGGTGAAGCCGTAG
- a CDS encoding peptidoglycan-binding domain-containing protein produces the protein MKSSKGSLRNASLRSLSKTPTRRRRYRRVRRHHVTLPKAPSADRTDEIQSALERGGYYSGDPSRKWDANTQAALRRFQDANGLPPTGKLDALSLQKLGLGSDVAGVSAPRPIGTGNQPPANPAGPSPSIPKTPGL, from the coding sequence ATGAAGTCAAGCAAAGGGAGTCTGCGCAACGCAAGTCTGCGCAGCCTTTCCAAGACGCCGACAAGGCGCCGCCGCTATCGCAGGGTGCGGCGCCACCATGTGACGCTTCCGAAGGCACCTTCCGCGGACCGCACGGATGAAATTCAATCGGCGCTCGAGCGCGGCGGATATTACTCCGGAGATCCCAGCCGCAAATGGGACGCGAACACACAGGCTGCGCTGCGCCGTTTCCAGGACGCGAATGGGCTGCCTCCAACCGGCAAGCTTGATGCGCTGAGCTTGCAGAAGCTCGGGCTCGGCTCGGATGTTGCCGGCGTGAGCGCGCCGCGGCCAATCGGAACGGGAAATCAGCCGCCCGCGAATCCTGCCGGTCCTTCACCTTCCATACCCAAGACGCCCGGTCTCTAA